The nucleotide sequence GCACACTTGACTTGTTGTTCTTTTTCTGCTGAAATGAGAGATCCACTTGGTGGTTTTAAGCCGAGTTTACTATGAGCATCCTTTACAGCGGCTTCAAATGAAGTTAATTTTGGATCTATGCTTGACGACCCCATAGTTACAGTTCTTTCCATTTCTTTGGTGAGCATTTCCAAAACAGAAGCCCCAGAGGTGGAAGGTGGAGGCGATTTTTCTGTCATAAATGATGGTTTTAGAGATGAAGAACTGGCAATTCTATCTCGAATAGGTGAAGGAGTATGGCTCTTatgcttttttgttttcttttttattaaaaggTCAGATACTGCATGATCACTTTCTTGCAGTTGAGCTGAGAAGGCATCACCAAACTGATACCGATCGTTTTTACCTTGTTTACCATCTTTGCCAACTCTGCTTTTTTGATCTGATTTATCGGAATCATACGACATTTCAAGATCAGATGATATATTACCATTATTAtcttttttggatatttttttaTCTCTACCAGACTTTACATTTTCAGATAAGTCTTTGCTTATTTCttttataacatttttatttttagttgctTTAtcctttattttttttgtttttttctctaCCTGCAGCAGCGATGCGTCATTACCTacttctgtatttttatttgaaatatcagCACCTTCaagatttttctttttcttttttactgaAGTGTCGATGTCTTTGTCGTTCTTTTTCTCTAAATCCAGTTTTTCAAGAACAATGTTAGGTTTAGAAATAGTATCGACAAAAGAAGGAATGTCGCCTGTTTTACCAGAAGATGTTTTCACATTCTCATTTACAGCTGCTGCCTCGGATTCTTCAAATAAATTCCTAAACGATCTATTGGTTGCACTCTTTTCCTCAGTGAGTTGAGAATTGTTACTTTTTTGTTCATCatcttgaattttatttttttctttcttttttcccTTTGtagttttaatttctttttctaAATACTGCAGAACCATATTCGGTTCCTCGTCATGATTAGAATCCTTGTCATCTTCGGATAGGTTTTTGTCGATTTGATGATCTTTTTGTTCAGAAATAATATTCTTCTGGGTTGAGTCTTGTTGTTTGCTGTCAGtttcagaatcaaattcatCATTTTCTGGTTTCTTTTTTTTCCAACGTTTTTTCGGTTTTAAAGAAAAATCTTTTACAGGTTCAGCATGTGAGATTTCACCTTCTTTTGAAGGAGGCCTTCTCTGTTTTACCTTTGAGTAGAGGTCTGAAGCAAACACATCTATTTTCCCCTCTTTCAGATTTTCCCAGAATGGATCTTTTACTTGTGGTTCTTCATCAGAGGAAGAAACAGACCGAGGCTCTTTCACTTGCTTTTTTCGCGTTTGTTTCTGCTTTTTCTTTTCCTTGTTtaatgtttttacttttttatctttatttttctCGCTCTTCTCAGATTCAGTTTCAGAATCTCCCGTTCCAGCAGTAAATACGTCTTCAGGCAATGTAAGTCCACTCGTCTTTTCCGATTGTCCTCGAATGTAGCTGTTCAGTAAATCTTCACAGCTGAGTAGATTTTCTCTCGGCTCCCAAGTATCTCCATCTTCGTCATAATTTTTCCACCGAACACGATAATACGTTGTTCCACCAACAACAACATTATCAACAATCTTTTCAACTTCATAAACATCACCATCATCATTGTCATCATCCATGATCGTCACTAGTTCAAactacaaaaatattaattataataacattaaaaatagcATATGGCATAGGTCAGTTGGCGGAAAACTTTGTGTACTATGTACATTGACGGCAGCGAATGGGCCATATTAATTTACGCCCGTGATCAATTGCCacattgaatttcaaattattgCGCACCCGAAACTCCTATTTCTGCTCTAATTACAACTGACGCCTGACGGTTGGCACGTTCAGTAAACATAAATGCTTTTGTCACAACACTACAAAACAAGTATGGCACAACATCAATTGTTATGACATACATCCAAGCACAGATAATGATAAAGGTATTTGCAGTTTTAGTTTTAAAAGTGCAGTAAAAGTGAGGTTGTTCCTAAGTCAAAAAACGTAATATTGAGGGCCATAATTTGCCAACTACTGGCGCATGTAATTAGcagtttgtgattttttttgaGAATTTGCTCAATGCCGGCCCACACATACttaaaattcataaaaagaCTAATCTGTCAGTCTGTAAGCAAAGTTATAAACAATCAATGAGCTTTGATATAGCTAGCTAACTCAACATAATTGAAGTTTTTAAAGTACAGACGTTGGAGGTCGCAACCAACGCAAGTAAATGCCAGATGAAAAAGGTCGACATCAACATAACTTAGTACCGGTACCCGGTATATTTGAG is from Styela clava chromosome 9, kaStyClav1.hap1.2, whole genome shotgun sequence and encodes:
- the LOC144427340 gene encoding uncharacterized protein LOC144427340 yields the protein MTKVHCVVFLFLASFHLLSIGDKILFELVTIMDDDNDDGDVYEVEKIVDNVVVGGTTYYRVRWKNYDEDGDTWEPRENLLSCEDLLNSYIRGQSEKTSGLTLPEDVFTAGTGDSETESEKSEKNKDKKVKTLNKEKKKQKQTRKKQVKEPRSVSSSDEEPQVKDPFWENLKEGKIDVFASDLYSKVKQRRPPSKEGEISHAEPVKDFSLKPKKRWKKKKPENDEFDSETDSKQQDSTQKNIISEQKDHQIDKNLSEDDKDSNHDEEPNMVLQYLEKEIKTTKGKKKEKNKIQDDEQKSNNSQLTEEKSATNRSFRNLFEESEAAAVNENVKTSSGKTGDIPSFVDTISKPNIVLEKLDLEKKNDKDIDTSVKKKKKNLEGADISNKNTEVGNDASLLQVEKKTKKIKDKATKNKNVIKEISKDLSENVKSGRDKKISKKDNNGNISSDLEMSYDSDKSDQKSRVGKDGKQGKNDRYQFGDAFSAQLQESDHAVSDLLIKKKTKKHKSHTPSPIRDRIASSSSLKPSFMTEKSPPPSTSGASVLEMLTKEMERTVTMGSSSIDPKLTSFEAAVKDAHSKLGLKPPSGSLISAEKEQQVKCAPDMIEFLKIKVNFELDEISVKDIEKHHEMGEPPCRLDREVNNAEFRQYIRSNNYEMVHEVLKIKKMYNLEHADSVWMTQLMVAADAGFDEIVKILAHHGAKVNTRSKNGQTALMFAAEKGHDIVCRILIAYGAYINLQTTTGDSALMKAAKMGHHTVVRHLLQEGADPSLKSPHGTTALELAERANHMTLGELIKEHEMNVSAHVNECIHRECHSLGIKTIGLPILSTRVYNIRETALVHVTFNCVLQNIPPNQGLLLFALHGMIGSGLSIKCRMRGPCHVNTVTLNHFVMDPMMPGKQASDEYNHFITHLIWRGGQNSLRLFLSQDALSNEKLFISIYLCAFTD